The Triticum aestivum cultivar Chinese Spring unplaced genomic scaffold, IWGSC CS RefSeq v2.1 scaffold10118, whole genome shotgun sequence genome contains a region encoding:
- the LOC123176293 gene encoding UDP-glycosyltransferase 91C1-like, whose translation MEIEAAAADSGASELEVVVFPWLAFGHMIPYLELSKRLAARGNAVSFVSTPRNLARLPPVPVHLSAHLRFVPLPLPAMEGLPEGAESTADVLPDKMGLLKKAMDGLAEPFAAFLADAVAAGRRPDWIILDFCHHWVLLLPIADQHKVPCALFQILHAAIAAFLGPRWANAAHPRMEPEDFTVPPKWIPFPCTTFFLRHEAQWVASAFHANASGVSDMDRLWHIWERCRLTIHRSCEELEPQMFSLLSDLFRRPAIPAGILLPAVPDDHDEDHINSRSGCVSRPKVLRWLDDQPPNSVIYVALGSEAPLTLQNIHELALGLELVGVRFHWALRKPAGTGTGNDDELLPAGFEERTRLRGLVCTGWVPQVKALAHGATGAFLTHCGWGSTIESFAFGLPLVMLPFIIDTPMIARAMAKRGIGVEVARDDSDGSFERDGLAVAVRRVMVEDEGKLFATNAKKLKELVVDEGRQEQYIHELEDHLRRNKDV comes from the coding sequence ATGGAAATCGAAGCAGCGGCTGCTGACTCCGGTGCCAGCGAGCTGGAGGTGGTGGTGTTCCCATGGCTGGCGTTCGGGCACATGATTCCGTACCTGGAGCTCTCCAAGCGCCTGGCTGCGAGGGGCAACGCCGTGAGCTTTGTCTCCACGCCACGGAACCTCGCCAGGCTCCCGCCCGTGCCGGTGCACCTGTCCGCCCACCTCCGTTTCGTGCCACTGCCGCTGCCGGCCATGGAGGGCCTGCCGGAGGGCGCGGAGTCAACGGCCGACGTGCTGCCCGACAAGATGGGCCTCCTCAAGAAGGCCATGGACGGCCTTGCCGAACCGTTCGCGGCTTTCCTcgcagacgccgtcgccgccgggaGGAGGCCGGACTGGATCATCCTCGACTTCTGCCACCACTGGGTGCTACTGCTACCCATCGCCGACCAGCACAAGGTACCGTGTGCGCTGTTCCAAATCCTCCATGCTGCCATTGCTGCCTTTTTGGGGCCGCGGTGGGCGAACGCCGCGCATCCGCGCATGGAGCCGGAGGATTTCACCGTGCCGCCCAAGTGGATCCCCTTCCCGTGCACCACCTTCTTCCTCCGCCACGAGGCTCAGTGGGTTGCCAGCGCCTTCCACGCCAACGCATCTGGAGTGTCCGACATGGACCGTCTCTGGCACATCTGGGAGCGTTGTCGCCTCACCATCCACCGCAGCTGTGAAGAACTGGAGCCCCAGATGTTCAGCCTCCTCTCCGACCTCTTCCGAAGACCCGCCatccctgccgggatcctgctaccGGCAGTGCCCGACGACCATGATGAAGACCACATAAACAGTCGCTCAGGCTGTGTCAGCCGTCCCAAGGTCCTACGATGGCTCGACGACCAGCCCCCCAACTCTGTCATCTACGTCGCGCTTGGGAGCGAGGCACCACTGACGCTACAGAACATCCATGAACTCGCGCTCGGGCTAGAGCTCGTCGGTGTGCGCTTCCATTGGGCTCTACGGAAGCCGGCCGGCACCGGCACCGGCAACGACGACGAGCTGTTGCCAGCCGGGTTCGAGGAGCGAACCCGGCTGCGCGGGCTGGTCTGCACAGGGTGGGTGCCGCAGGTGAAGGCGCTCGCGCACGGCGCCACGGGTGCATTCCTGACGCACTGCGGGTGGGGCTCCACCATTGAGAGCTTCGCCTTCGGGCTCCCGTTGGTGATGCTCCCATTCATTATTGACACGCCCATGATTGCACGGGCGATGGCGAAGAGAGGGATAGGTGTGGAGGTGGCGAGGGACGACAGCGATGGCTCGTTCGAGAGGGACGGCCTCGCAGTGGCCGTGCGACGTGTCATGGTGGAGGATGAAGGAAAGCTGTTTGCAACCaacgccaagaagctgaaggagctTGTCGTGGACGAGGGGCGTCAGGAACAGTACATCCACGAGCTCGAGGACCATCTGAGACGCAACAAAGACGTGTAA